Sequence from the Rhodohalobacter sp. 614A genome:
AAATAGTACGGATAAGCAATATCAAAGGAAAAACGGGCAAGTTTTGCACTGGGCACTCCATCGGCGTTATATGCCCGAAGCTGAAATTCGTATTCGCCCGGAGAGAGCGATGGATAACGAATTGTTCGCTCAGTTGTAATTTGCCATCCCTGGTCAAGTCCTCTCATTCTGTATTCATAGAAAATCTGATCCGGTGCTTCATAGCTCAGCCCGGAATAAGAAATCTGGACAAAATTCTCATCGTTATCGAACTGATGATCTCCCGAAGGGTTCACCATATGCCCGCTAACCATAATTTCTTCGAATTCAATACCTGGCGGAGATGTAATCTGCCTGACCTGTTCGGGGTAAAAATGGCTCAAACCTTCAACCGTTCCCAACCAAATGGTCCCATCAGATGCCAGATACGAAGCGCCGGCATTCAATTCATTTGTGATCAGTCCCTGATTTTTATTATAAACCCTGAATGACCGAAGGCGTTCTAAAGTAGAATTTGCCTGGAGTAATTCTTCCGGATGTAATTGATACAGCCCCCGGTTCGTTCCCACCCAATATCCATTGTTCCGATCCTGAATTGTAAAATAACTTATCAGATCTACCTGTTCGGATTGAGCCACCCGCTGGATTGTCTTTCCATCGTATTTTGCTATTCCATTAAATGTAGAAAACCATTTATTACCGTTTTCATCTATATGAATCTGTATTACCCCGTTACTGGGCATTCCATCGGCCATGGTTAGGTATTCAAAATCTTCTCCATCATACATTGCCACTCCACCATAAGTAGCAAACCAGTAGTTTCCCTTGCTGTCTCTTTTAATGTCCATCACAGTATTGTTCAAAAATCCGTTTCCGGTATGGTATTGAACATATCCATCTTCCTTTAATTGAATGACCCCGCTCTCGTAGGTGGCTATCCAATATTCATTTTTTTCTACGTCTTCATAGAACTTTCGAACCATTCCGAATGGAAAACGATCACTACTAACCGTGTTAAATTGGCCATTTTGATAAATGCTGATTCCTTCTCTTGTGCCGATCCAAAGTCGTTCCCGGCTATCCAGCATAAATGCAAAAACAATATCATCAACAAGACCGTCGGATTCGTCGTAGGGGTGAAACGTTTCCCCATCATGCCGCATAACTCCACCGCCATACGTTGCAATCCACACATCCCCATTGGGGCCTTCAATAAAACCGGTGATTACGTTATTGGTAAGTCCATTCTCGATATTGAAGCTTTGAAAATAGTCGCCCACATAAATACACAGGCCTCCACCGAGTGTACCGAACCACATATTCCCCTCATGATCCAGCATGGAGGAGTGAATGTAAGGTGCAGGAACGCCTTCTGCTCGTGTGTAATTTTCAAATGTCCTTCCGTCAAAAAGTGAAACCCCTCCCTCTGTTCCCACCCAGATCCGGTTTCGATCCTCTACCGTAATCGTCTGGACCTTCTCATCCAGCAATCCATCAGACTGATTATAAACTGTCAGTTCACCATTCTCATACTTTACTAAACCCGAAAAAGTCCCGATCCAGATTCTGCCAAACGAGTCGCCGGTAATATGACGAATTCGATTATCCGGCAAACCATTTTCAACGGAATGATACTGCACCTCTCCATCATAAACTCTTGCAAGTCCCTCCCGGGATCCAATCCAGACGGTTCCATCATTTGCTGAATAAATGGTTTGAACCCGCTCCATGGAAATTCCCAATGATTCGTTCAGGGAGATTAGTTTACCATTTTCCGGAAGCATCCAGGCGCCATTTGATTCGGTTCCAAACCAGTAATTTCCTTCCTGGTCTTCAGCAATCGAAATGACGGGGTATTGATTCAATTGGGAAACAGAGGCTGGGGTTATAAGGGTGTCGCCCCGCAGAATAGAAATTCCGTATTCGGTTCCCGCCCATATCGTTCCTTCGCTATCTTGAAATAGAGCGTGAACATCGTTTGAAGAGAGTCCGTCTTCTTCGTAGTACTGCTTGAAGGATACACCATCAAACCGGTTCAGGCCATAACCGGTTCCCACCCAAATATAGCCTCGCTCATCCTGGATGATGGTTTGAGCCACAGATTCGCTCAGTCCAACCTCTATGGAATAGGTTCGAAATGGCAGGTATTGAGATTGAGCCATTTCCAGGTAACCAAGTGTTATGAGCAGAGTTAGTATGCAGGATCGAATCAACATTATTCTTGCAAGCTAAAAAGATAATTTTATTGTACAAATCACATGTTCATGTGAAGGACAATTAATTATTCAAAAAGAACTAAAGCAAGAAATGCATACCATATCCCGCGAATAATGAGAGCCCTGTGATGAATGACAATTGAATTTACATTATAGCCTTCCACCTAACATTCAACAGTTCAAGGATTTTCAACGAGTACTTACGGATATACTTCTCCCGCAAAATCTGTCAATGAAAAATAAATAGGGGTGTTTACTTATCCGAGATAAGCTCTCAGAGCAGCACTTCGGTTATGATGGCGAAGTTTACGCAATGCTTTCTCTTTAATCTGACGGACACGCTCACGAGTCAGATCAAACCGTTCACCAATCTCTTCGAGTGTAAGAGAATGTTCCCGACCAATACCAAAATAGAGTCGGATGACTTCGGCTTCTCTTTTTGTAAGCTTGGAAAGCGCCCGTTCGATTTCCACTTTCAGGGATTCACCCATCAAGTCGTTATCCGGATCGGGGATTTCTTCGTTTTCCAAAACGTCAAGGAGACGGTTGTCTTCACCCTGTGCGAACGGAGCGTCCATCGAAAGATGGCGACCGGAAATTTTCAACGTATCAGCTACTTCAGAAACCGTCATATCCAGGCTTTCAGCCAGCTCTGCCGCTGATGGCACACGTTCGTATTCCTGCTCCAGCTTGGAAAGTTCTTTACCAATTTTATTGAGAGCTCCAACCCTGTTCAAAGGCAATCGAACAATTCGGCTCTGCTCGGCAAGTGCCTGTAAAATGGATTGGCGAATCCACCAAACAGCGTAAGAAATAAATTTAAAACCTCTTGTTTCATCAAAACGTTTGGCGGCCTTAATCAAACCAAGATTTCCCTCATTGATCAAATCACCGAGAGACAGGCCCTGGTTTTGATATTGTTTTGCAACCGAAACCACAAAACGGAGGTTTGCTTTTGTTAAATCTTCAAGTGCGCGTTGTGATCCTTTTTGTATCTCTTTGGCGAGACGAACTTCGTCTTCAGGGGTTATCAGCTTCTCTTTACCAATTTCATGTAGATAGCGATCCAGTGATTCTGATTCGCGGGTAGAAATGCCTGAACTTTTAGCCACTATGTATTAAATCTAAGTTGGGATTCGAAATTTTACTCAGTTTAACTACGTACAGAAACTGAATTTGGTATATAACATCGGTAGTTAAACAATCTTTACAATATATGAATTCTTGATGCTATTTTAAAACCATCTGTTTACTTCAAATGAGTCTCAAAAATGAACGGCCATTCCATTTATTTTCAATTCCATATGCGTCTAAAATGGTAGCCGATACATCGGAAAATGTTTCCCGGATGCCGAGATCAACCCCTCTTTGTGATCCTTTATTTACCACAAGAATGGGCACAAATTCCCGGGTATGATCGGTACTGTCATCGGCTGGATCGTTTCCATGATCTCCCGAAATAAATAACAGATCACCATCATTCAATTTCTCTATCATTGCAGGAATTGCCCTGTCAATTTCTTCCAGGCATTTTCCATATCCTTCCGGATCCTGACGATGACCGTACAACTGGTCGGTATCAATTAAATTGATGAACGTAAAGCTATCCTCAATATTTGCACTCATCAAACTCAAAAGTTGAGAAATTCCCTCAGCATTATTTCTGGTCTTTCGGTATTGGGTAAATAGATGGTCAGCAAACAAATCAATCACTTTTCCAATGGAATAAACCGGGATATCATTCTCCTGCAGTACCGAAAGCAAATTCGGCTCAGGGGGAATCAAAGAATAATCGTGTCTTTTTTCAGAAATTCTTTCAAACGCCCCCGGTTTTCCATGAAAAGGCCTCGCAATAACGCGGCCAACTCCATGTTCTCCAATCATAACCTTCTCTCTGGCAAATTCGCACCATTCATACTGTTTCTCGAGAGGAACAACATCGGTATGGCAAGCCACTTGGAAAACACTGTCGGCTGAGGTATAAACAATGGGATTCCCGGTTTCCAAATGCTCTTTGCCATAATCGGCTATGACCTGAGTTCCGGAGTAGGGTTTATTACAGAGAGTGTCTCCCACTCCAATTCCATCACAAAATTTTTGAATCACTTCATCAGGAAATCCATTCGCATAGGTTGGAAAAGGTTGATCAAGATGAATTCCAGCAAATTCCCAGTGACCGGTTGTACTGTCTTTGCCGGCAGAGACTTCTCTCATCTTACCAAAAGAAGCAATGGGCGATTCTATCTTTTTTATCGAATTGAAATCCCGGATATCTCCAAGGCCGAGCTGCTCAAAATTCGGAAGCTGAACATTGGCAATCCGGCTCACATTTCCCAGCGTGTCGGCTTTCTCATCGCCGTATTGATGTGCGTCTTCCTGGGCTCCAACTCCTAAACCGTCAATAATCAGTAAAAATGTTCTTGGCATATTTATAGTCCGGAAATCGTGGCATTCTCATTCTTCATTGCACTGCTAAGTAAACGCTTCGCCTGTTTCCACAAATCATTAATATCTTCTGTGTCCGATTCAACTTTCCCTGAACCGGTTTTCACATGTACTTCTACTTTTCGTCCATCGCCAAAATCAAGTTTTTCTCTCAAATCACTCTTAACAGTATTTAGCCATTCCTGATGATGGTTCTCATCAGGACTCACTAAAACATAGGAATACACATAATCACTGTGAAAACCAATCAAACCATTCAATCCCAGCCGGGAAGGGTTCAACGCTTTTACCATCAATCGCTGTAATTTCTTCAGATCTTCCAACCGAAACCGGGAACGCAATTCGGACAGGTTTTCAATTCCAACCAATCCATACCACATTGTTTGGTTGTCAAACCGGCGTTTCATGTGTGTGTTGATGCAAAGATTCATGAGATCAGGCTGAAAATTCCCGTATTCTGTTGCCAGCAAATTCTGGTTGAATTCGTTATTGGCCCGATTCGTCTGGATGGTTAGCGAGGCAATTTTCACCAAATTCTTAAGCTGATGCTTAGTGGACTCTTTAAAGATCAATGGATTTTTATCGTAAGCTAAAACCACTGCACATCTTTTATCAGATATCAAAATCGGAATAGCCAGTGTAGCCCCTTCAGTGGAAGCTTCTGATGTGGAAACTCTTTTTGGGTTTTGGTTGAAGTGGATGGAAAACATCGACTCACCCTTCTGAAGCGCATCGTACGCCATAGATTTTTCCTCTACCATCAATCCCAGTGCGGGTGATTCCGGCGAGTCGGCTGAACGAATGGCATTCACCCAGGTTTCCATACCGCGCAAAGCCACCGAAACGCCCCCGGATGGAAGAATTTTCTGCATCTCCTCCACCATCACGTTCAATACTTCTACATTGGAAAGCTTGGTTGTAATTTGGTCTGTCGATTCATCATAGTCCGTCCATTTCTTTTGATCTTCGTAAAGATCAGTCAACTCCAGGTATGTATTTAACACGTTCATGTGCGCATTCCTGTAGGCTGAAACCGAATTCTCAAGTTCCTTCAGGTCCAGCCGTTCTTCAGTTTCAATAACTGTAAGTGCAACTGTTGAGTTGTTATTTTCGAAAGGGATGATGGTTAGATAGCGGGTTGGCACTTGTTCGTAATAGTGCAACAACTCTTCCCGGTCAATTTGATGACCCACCTCAATCTGAACAATATCTCTGATATCCCTGAATTGATTGAGGAAAAACTTGTCAAACGCAATTCGGTCTTTGAACATTACATTCGAATAAACCGTGTAGGTCGTTTCAAGTACAAATTGCTGTCTGGAACGATTCACCCAATAAAGATAAGCCGTTTTGGCACCTGTGGAGCGCCCAACCAACTGCATCAGGTCGTCCATGATGTGTTTAAACTCAAACAGTGCTTTCTCTTCTCTTTTCGAACTCATACCCGAATTAAGTTAGTGGTATATGCTTATAAAGTAGGATTTTACAGCGAAGCTGCCAACTCTTCGGCTTCTTCTACCATCGACTCAAAAATATCAAGCCCCCGACTCCAGAAATTTTTATCGTTGATATCCAGTCCCATTTTTGAAACCAGGTTGTGCGGCCAGTCGCTTCCCCCCGACTCAAGTAATGCAAGATATTTATCGGAAAACCCATCTTTCTGTGATTTGTAGGAATCGTATAATGCCAGAACTAACAATTCACCAAATGCATAGGCATATACGTAGCCGGGTGTATGCAGGAAGTGAGGAATATAACACCACCAGATCTTATACTCATCCGTAAGCGTGACCGAATCGCCATATAGAGCTTTTTGGGTTTCTATCCAGAATTCCGAGAACTGTTCTTTCGATAATTCTCCCTGCTCGCGTCTGGCATTGTGAATTTTATCCTCAAACCGATTCATGGAAATCTGCCGGAATACCGTTGCAATCGTATCATCAATCTTACTAATAAGAAGCGCCAGTTTTTCCTGTGGATTGTCCAAACGGTTCATCAATTTATTAAAGACAAGCATTTCTCCAAAAACTGACGCTGTTTCTGCGGTTGTCAAAGGTGTAGAGGATTGTAATTCCCCCTGTTTTCTTGAAAGATATTGATGGACGCCATGACCCAACTCATGGGCCAGGGTTTGAACGTCTCTGAGTTTCCCATCAAAATTCATAAACACATACGGGTGAACGGAAGTGACCGTACTGGCGGAATAGGCTCCTCCTCTTTTTCCCGGTTTGATCGCAGCATCAATCCAGTTATTCTCAAAAAACTCGGAGGCAATCGAACTCATCTCCGGGTGAAAATCTCCATATGCTTCCAGAACCATGTCTTTGGCTTCGCCCCACTTCACGGTTTCTGTGGATTTTGTAATTGGTGCGTACCGGTCGTAATCAAACATCTCATCTATCCCCAAAAGTTTGCGCTTCAGTTTGTAATACCGTTGCGCAAGTGGGTAACTGTCCGTCACGGCATTCACCAGTGCATTTACCGATTCGTGATCGGTTTGGTTTGCCATGTTTCGGGATGTAATCCAGCTATCGTAATTCCTCAGCTTATCGTTGGTGGCTTTATCGGCGAGGATGGTATTAAAGACAAATGTTAATGTTCTGGAATGATCCTGGAATGTTCTTGTAAGTGAGGCGTGAGCTTTCTTTCGAAGTTCGCGGTCCGGCTCATGCAGTTTACTCAACACTTCCTGTTCAGTCTTTTTCTCGCCGTCAAGATCAAACCGTGCGGCTCCGAGTGTTTCATCAAAAAACCTGTTCCAGGCAGCACGTCCGGTTACCGATTTTGCGCTCATTACCTTCTCGGCTTCCTCGGTCAAAGTGTGCTCTTTGTACATCCTGGAAACTTCCAGATAGTGCTTCCATGTTTTTAATTCATCGGATTGGATCAGTTCATTTGCTTTTTCATCATCAACCTTCAACCATTCCACATCCGAAAAAACCAGTTTCTGGCTGACTTCTGATCCCAATTCATTAGCCTGCTGAAGTAATTTTCCTAGTTCGGGATCTTCCGTATTTGTGGACCAAATCAAGTGTGCGTACGAACCGATTTTGCCAAGTGTTTGTACAATTTTTTCGTACTCACGGAGCATGTTGGCAAATTCTTCTGCACTTAAATCCTGGATTTTCCCTCTGTATGAAGCACGAAATTCATCAGCTTTTTTCAGGATATTTTCACTGTCTGATTTCAAAACCGGATCAGATGGAGAATCATACAAATCCGATAAGTTCCAGTGAATATTTTCAGCTCCGTTTTTGTTACTCATTGATAATTGATTAAATGATTTTTCTTAATAAAATATTGAGGTTGAATATAAAGAAAGAAGAACCCTTGATAAATGATCTTTTTTGATAAAATTTTACCCTCACAAGTGTTTAAAAATCATCGTATTTTTGCCCAAGAATGGTTAGTTTCAACCTGTTTTATGAAGTTTATTAAACTATATATCTCTACATTTATTGAACAAAACCAAAATCAACAAGAAGTACGTTCAGTTGCACGTACTTAAATCAACTCTTTTAAAGAAAACTACCTAATTTTCAAGACCCCATATTTTGAAATCACTTGAAGCCGTTTTCGGACCCAACTCCGCTCTTGTAGAAGAATTATACAAACAATATCAGGACGATCCCGATTCTGTACCGGGCCACTGGAAAAGATACTTTGATGAACTGGAAGGAAAAGAAGTTGCGGAACCTTCCCCGGCGGGCAATGGCGCTCCGGTTACCAAAGAAAAAAAGGCTCCTTCAAAAGAAGAACCAAAAGAGAAGAAAAAGGAACCGACCATTCCCAAAGGCGCTGAACTGGAAAAAATCAAGGGAGTGGCTTCGAAGATTGTCGAAAACATGGATGAAAGCGTCTATGTACCAACGGCAACATCCCTTCGCGTGCTGCCTGTAAAAATGATGACGGAAGATCGGGCGATCATCAACTCGCATCTGCTCAAAACGGGCAATATGAAAGCCTCATTTACCCATTTGATTGCGTGGGCAGTGATCAAAGCGCTTAAAGAGTTTCCGAATATCAACTCCTATTATGTTGAAAAAGACGGAGATCATTACAGGATAAAACCGGAGCAGGTTAATCTGGGAATTGCAGTGGATCTTGAAAGTAAAGACGGCTCCCGAAACCTGGTGGTACCGAATATCAAGGGCGTAGATAAAATGAATTTTAAAGAGTTTCTCTTCGCCTATTCCGAACTTATTGACAAAGCCCGCAACGGTAAACTTGAACTCTCTGATTTTTCCGAGACAACAATTAGCGTTACAAATCCCGGAACGATCGGAACGGTTTCTTCCGTCCCTCGCCTGATGAAAGGCCAGGGCGCTATTATTGCGACCGGTGCCATCAACTATCCGGCTGAATTCCAATCCATGGCTCAGGATGTTTTGAACCAGCTTGGTGTCAGTAAAGTGATGACAGTGACCTGTACATACGACCATAGGATTATTCAGGGAGCTGAATCGGGAATGTTTCTCCAACAAGTTCACAATCTGTTGAACGGCAAGGAAGATTTTTATGAAGAGATTTTCAAGGACCTTGACATCCCATATGAACCTTTCCCATATGGCGAAGACAAATACGAAGGACAATTAAGCGGCAGAGGAAATACCCTGGAGCAGGATCGACGTGCCATTGCCGTCTGGAGGCTCATCAACATGTACCGAATGCGTGGGCATGTTCTTGCTGATTTGGATCCACTCGGAACGGAACCCGGCACGGGGCCTGAATTAGATATTGAATATTATGGCCTCACACTTTGGGATTTAGACCGTGAATTTTACTGTGATGGATTAGGCGGACAGGAAACGGCCAAACTTCGTGATATCATTCAACTTCTCCGAAACACTTACTGCGGAAAAATTGGTGCCGAATATATGCACCTTTTGGATTTGGATGAGCGAAAATGGCTTCGAGAAACGATGGAGTCTACTACAAATACTCCGAAACTGACCAAAGACGATAAGGAAGATATTCTACATAAACTGAATCAGGCCATGGCCTTCGAACAGTTTCTGCACAAGAAATATGTAGGGCATAAAAGGTTCTCGCTGGAAGGTGCGGAAACCCTAATCCCGATGATGCACTTTTTGATGGAGCGCGGTGTCTCAAAAGACGTCAAGAAATTCTTTCTTGGAATGGCACATCGCGGACGCCTTAATATTCTCGTGAATATTATGAACAAGCCGTACAGAAAGGTTTTTGCAGATTTTGAAGGAAATGTAGATCCGGATACCATCCAGGGCTCTGGCGATGTGAAGTATCACCTCGGATCAAAAGGTTCTTATGAAGTGGATGAAGGTAAATCCATTGAACTGGAACTCATGCCGAACCCCAGTCACCTAGAAGCTGTAAATCCTGTTGTGGAAGGAGCTGCAAGAGCCTGTCAGGATCATTCTGAAGAAGAAAATGCCAAACAAAAAATTGTACCGGTATTGATGCATGGCGATGCAGCATTTGCAGGCCAGGGAGTGGTTGCCGAAACTCTGAATATGTCGCAGCTCAGGGGCTATGAAACGGGCGGTACTATTCACATCATCATTAACAACCAAATTGGGTTTACCACACTCCCGAGAGATGCGCGCTCTACAGAGTATGCTTCCGATCTTGCCAAAATGATCCTCGCTCCCATTTTTCATGTGAATGGAGATGATCCCGAAGCAGCCGTCCATGCAATGAACCTTGCAATGGATTACCGTCAGAAATTTGGAAAAGATGTGGTTGTTGATCTGATCTGTTACAGAAAACATGGCCATAATGAAGGTGATGAACCCGCTTTTACACAACCCGGAATGTATAAGGAGATAGAAAATC
This genomic interval carries:
- a CDS encoding sensor histidine kinase, producing the protein MAQSQYLPFRTYSIEVGLSESVAQTIIQDERGYIWVGTGYGLNRFDGVSFKQYYEEDGLSSNDVHALFQDSEGTIWAGTEYGISILRGDTLITPASVSQLNQYPVISIAEDQEGNYWFGTESNGAWMLPENGKLISLNESLGISMERVQTIYSANDGTVWIGSREGLARVYDGEVQYHSVENGLPDNRIRHITGDSFGRIWIGTFSGLVKYENGELTVYNQSDGLLDEKVQTITVEDRNRIWVGTEGGVSLFDGRTFENYTRAEGVPAPYIHSSMLDHEGNMWFGTLGGGLCIYVGDYFQSFNIENGLTNNVITGFIEGPNGDVWIATYGGGVMRHDGETFHPYDESDGLVDDIVFAFMLDSRERLWIGTREGISIYQNGQFNTVSSDRFPFGMVRKFYEDVEKNEYWIATYESGVIQLKEDGYVQYHTGNGFLNNTVMDIKRDSKGNYWFATYGGVAMYDGEDFEYLTMADGMPSNGVIQIHIDENGNKWFSTFNGIAKYDGKTIQRVAQSEQVDLISYFTIQDRNNGYWVGTNRGLYQLHPEELLQANSTLERLRSFRVYNKNQGLITNELNAGASYLASDGTIWLGTVEGLSHFYPEQVRQITSPPGIEFEEIMVSGHMVNPSGDHQFDNDENFVQISYSGLSYEAPDQIFYEYRMRGLDQGWQITTERTIRYPSLSPGEYEFQLRAYNADGVPSAKLARFSFDIAYPYYLQWWFFLLILLLIIGLALFSYRYFKVKKQVDIERMRVQIASDLHDDVGSSLTELALQTDFLQAGTVNEEVKKTLRQLGEHSRKIVNSLDDIVWSIDARNDTAGDLTDRMQDYVNQVFVNGEVNVFYDFENLRMHERLPVDVKENIYLIFKEAINNIVKHSNATRVDINFSFVGKTYKLEIHDNGTKIKSDRKSGQGLRNMRMRAERIDSDVDIVSNGGFTVRATGSIK
- a CDS encoding sigma-70 family RNA polymerase sigma factor yields the protein MAKSSGISTRESESLDRYLHEIGKEKLITPEDEVRLAKEIQKGSQRALEDLTKANLRFVVSVAKQYQNQGLSLGDLINEGNLGLIKAAKRFDETRGFKFISYAVWWIRQSILQALAEQSRIVRLPLNRVGALNKIGKELSKLEQEYERVPSAAELAESLDMTVSEVADTLKISGRHLSMDAPFAQGEDNRLLDVLENEEIPDPDNDLMGESLKVEIERALSKLTKREAEVIRLYFGIGREHSLTLEEIGERFDLTRERVRQIKEKALRKLRHHNRSAALRAYLG
- a CDS encoding phosphopentomutase; amino-acid sequence: MPRTFLLIIDGLGVGAQEDAHQYGDEKADTLGNVSRIANVQLPNFEQLGLGDIRDFNSIKKIESPIASFGKMREVSAGKDSTTGHWEFAGIHLDQPFPTYANGFPDEVIQKFCDGIGVGDTLCNKPYSGTQVIADYGKEHLETGNPIVYTSADSVFQVACHTDVVPLEKQYEWCEFAREKVMIGEHGVGRVIARPFHGKPGAFERISEKRHDYSLIPPEPNLLSVLQENDIPVYSIGKVIDLFADHLFTQYRKTRNNAEGISQLLSLMSANIEDSFTFINLIDTDQLYGHRQDPEGYGKCLEEIDRAIPAMIEKLNDGDLLFISGDHGNDPADDSTDHTREFVPILVVNKGSQRGVDLGIRETFSDVSATILDAYGIENKWNGRSFLRLI
- a CDS encoding GAF domain-containing protein, yielding MSSKREEKALFEFKHIMDDLMQLVGRSTGAKTAYLYWVNRSRQQFVLETTYTVYSNVMFKDRIAFDKFFLNQFRDIRDIVQIEVGHQIDREELLHYYEQVPTRYLTIIPFENNNSTVALTVIETEERLDLKELENSVSAYRNAHMNVLNTYLELTDLYEDQKKWTDYDESTDQITTKLSNVEVLNVMVEEMQKILPSGGVSVALRGMETWVNAIRSADSPESPALGLMVEEKSMAYDALQKGESMFSIHFNQNPKRVSTSEASTEGATLAIPILISDKRCAVVLAYDKNPLIFKESTKHQLKNLVKIASLTIQTNRANNEFNQNLLATEYGNFQPDLMNLCINTHMKRRFDNQTMWYGLVGIENLSELRSRFRLEDLKKLQRLMVKALNPSRLGLNGLIGFHSDYVYSYVLVSPDENHHQEWLNTVKSDLREKLDFGDGRKVEVHVKTGSGKVESDTEDINDLWKQAKRLLSSAMKNENATISGL
- a CDS encoding M3 family oligoendopeptidase is translated as MSNKNGAENIHWNLSDLYDSPSDPVLKSDSENILKKADEFRASYRGKIQDLSAEEFANMLREYEKIVQTLGKIGSYAHLIWSTNTEDPELGKLLQQANELGSEVSQKLVFSDVEWLKVDDEKANELIQSDELKTWKHYLEVSRMYKEHTLTEEAEKVMSAKSVTGRAAWNRFFDETLGAARFDLDGEKKTEQEVLSKLHEPDRELRKKAHASLTRTFQDHSRTLTFVFNTILADKATNDKLRNYDSWITSRNMANQTDHESVNALVNAVTDSYPLAQRYYKLKRKLLGIDEMFDYDRYAPITKSTETVKWGEAKDMVLEAYGDFHPEMSSIASEFFENNWIDAAIKPGKRGGAYSASTVTSVHPYVFMNFDGKLRDVQTLAHELGHGVHQYLSRKQGELQSSTPLTTAETASVFGEMLVFNKLMNRLDNPQEKLALLISKIDDTIATVFRQISMNRFEDKIHNARREQGELSKEQFSEFWIETQKALYGDSVTLTDEYKIWWCYIPHFLHTPGYVYAYAFGELLVLALYDSYKSQKDGFSDKYLALLESGGSDWPHNLVSKMGLDINDKNFWSRGLDIFESMVEEAEELAASL
- a CDS encoding multifunctional oxoglutarate decarboxylase/oxoglutarate dehydrogenase thiamine pyrophosphate-binding subunit/dihydrolipoyllysine-residue succinyltransferase subunit, whose translation is MKSLEAVFGPNSALVEELYKQYQDDPDSVPGHWKRYFDELEGKEVAEPSPAGNGAPVTKEKKAPSKEEPKEKKKEPTIPKGAELEKIKGVASKIVENMDESVYVPTATSLRVLPVKMMTEDRAIINSHLLKTGNMKASFTHLIAWAVIKALKEFPNINSYYVEKDGDHYRIKPEQVNLGIAVDLESKDGSRNLVVPNIKGVDKMNFKEFLFAYSELIDKARNGKLELSDFSETTISVTNPGTIGTVSSVPRLMKGQGAIIATGAINYPAEFQSMAQDVLNQLGVSKVMTVTCTYDHRIIQGAESGMFLQQVHNLLNGKEDFYEEIFKDLDIPYEPFPYGEDKYEGQLSGRGNTLEQDRRAIAVWRLINMYRMRGHVLADLDPLGTEPGTGPELDIEYYGLTLWDLDREFYCDGLGGQETAKLRDIIQLLRNTYCGKIGAEYMHLLDLDERKWLRETMESTTNTPKLTKDDKEDILHKLNQAMAFEQFLHKKYVGHKRFSLEGAETLIPMMHFLMERGVSKDVKKFFLGMAHRGRLNILVNIMNKPYRKVFADFEGNVDPDTIQGSGDVKYHLGSKGSYEVDEGKSIELELMPNPSHLEAVNPVVEGAARACQDHSEEENAKQKIVPVLMHGDAAFAGQGVVAETLNMSQLRGYETGGTIHIIINNQIGFTTLPRDARSTEYASDLAKMILAPIFHVNGDDPEAAVHAMNLAMDYRQKFGKDVVVDLICYRKHGHNEGDEPAFTQPGMYKEIENHPTVRDIYVKELLRKGEFTEEETQAIFDEFEELLQQAFEDAKSSPSLEVTEKMLTRTEASQNERDEFPDTTYSIDDLKDIAVKLNTVPKDFDANPKLLRQLAKRAEAAQNNEKKIDWGFAEALAFGSLLKSGRTVRLVGQDAERGTFSHRHVVLHGTETAQRFTPLNNLSDDQATFYPYNSLLSEFAALGFEFGYSSAMPEALVIWEAQFGDFVNGAQIIIDQFISASEAKWGQKSALVMTLPHGYEGQGPEHSSARLERFLQLCAEDNIQVANFTTPTQYFHALRKQTLQEKKKPLIIMSPKSLLRHPMAVSSVEELGSGSFQPFIPDEEVEDKKSIDRLIICSGKVYYDLYKVREEKEKSNTAIARLEQFYPFPDEDIEKFLKEYKHVKEIIWCQEEPKNMGAWTFVFPRLQSLLQKGQHITYAGRQAAASTAAGQKKIHDAEQEKLINQALGLE